From a region of the Falco cherrug isolate bFalChe1 chromosome 9, bFalChe1.pri, whole genome shotgun sequence genome:
- the SLC25A28 gene encoding mitoferrin-2 gives MNPAEVVKQRMQMYNSPYQRVTDCVRAVWRNEGAGAFYRSYTTQLTMNIPFQAIHFMTYEFLQEQLNPHRQYNPGSHVVSGACAGAVAAAATTPLDVCKTLLNTQESLALSSNISGHITGMANAFRTVYQVGGVTAYFRGVQARVIYQMPSTAIAWSVYEFFKYILTKRQEERRAGK, from the exons ATGAACCCTGCCGAAG TGGTCAAGCAGAGGATGCAGATGTACAACTCGCCTTACCAGCGTGTGACGGACTGTGTGCGGGCTGTGTGGCGCAACGAAGGGGCTGGAGCTTTCTACCGCAGCTACACCACCCAGCTCACCATGAACATCCCCTTCCAAGCCATTCACTTCATGACCTACGAGTTCTTGCAAGAGCAGCTCAACCCCCACAGACAGTACAACCCAGGCTCCCATGTGGTCTCTGGAGCCTGCGCAggggctgttgctgctgctgccactacACCTTTGGACGTTTGCAAAACACTGCTCAACACCCAGGAGTCCCTGGCCTTGAGCTCCAACATCAGCGGACACATCACAGGCATGGCCAATGCCTTCAGGACGGTGTACCAAGTGGGCGGCGTGACCGCCTACTTCAGAGGGGTCCAGGCAAGAGTCATTTATCAGATGCCCTCAACAGCAATTGCCTGGTCCGTGTACGAGTTCTTCAAATACATCCTCACCAAGCGCCAGGAGGAGCGGCGGGCTGGGAAGTGA
- the ENTPD7 gene encoding ectonucleoside triphosphate diphosphohydrolase 7, with protein sequence MARIGVSCPSWRSAGPCPCPGPRQRLAALGAALAVGLLLLLAAAAPRRWAAPPRAARRDERYLARAEELTATDTEDPALNYGVVVDCGSSGSRVFVYFWPPHNGNPHDLLDIRQMRDRSSRPVVKKIKPGISAAAPTQATPYLRPLLQFAAAHIPAQKHKETPLYILCTAGMRLLPEGHQAAILENLVRNVPLEFDFLFSKSHAEVISGKQEGVYAWIGINFVLGRFDHEDEEDVVVTVALGDQGESLVRKRTVGILDMGGASLQIAYEVPDSGAFSLQQEEAAKSLLAEFNLGCDVQHTGHMYRVYVNTFLGFGGNFARQRYEELVLNQTYVHNRLHGQQTGLSPETPFLDPCLPVGLEDTVVRGGRTLYVRGRGDWSACAELLQPLLAGPNSSQASLVGAYKAPIDFSNSEFYGFSEFFYCTEDVLRLGGHYSAPTFTSAAQEYCSQRWQVLTQRFRGGLYSAHADEHRLKYQCFKSAWMYQVLHQGFRFPLDYPSLRTAQLVYDREVQWTLGAILYKTRFLPLRDLRQESIRQAHASWLRLSFVYNHYLFFACILVVVLAIVLYLLRLRRIHRRQLRSAQLSLLWLDKVVVPLGQGNGP encoded by the exons ATGGCCAG GATCGGCGTTTCCTGCCCGTCGTGGCGGTCGGCGGGACCCTGCCCGTGCCCGGGGCCGCGGCAGCGCCTGGCCGCGCTGGGAGCGGCCCTCGccgtggggctgctgctgctgctggcggctgccgccccccgccgctgggccgcgccgccccgcgctgcccggcgCGACGAGAG GTATCTGGCGCGGGCAGAGGAGCTGACGGCCACCGACACGGAGGACCCGGCCCTTAACTACGGGGTGGTCGTCGACTGCGGGAGCAGCGGGTCCCGGGTCTTCGTCTACTTCTGGCCCCCGCACAACGGGAACCCCCACGACCTGCTGGACATCAGGCAGATGAGGGACCGGAGCAGCCGCCCCGTCGTCAAGAAAATTAAGCCAG GCATCTCGGCAGCGGCCCCCACGCAAGCTACGCCCTACCTGCGCCCGCTGCTTCAGTTCGCCGCAGCCCACATCCCTGCGCAGAAGCACAAGGAAACGCCGCTCTACATCCTGTGCACGGCGGGCATGCGGCTGCTGCCCGAGGG GCACCAAGCTGCAATCCTGGAGAACTTGGTGAGAAACGTGCCCCTGGAGTTTGATTTCCTCTTCTCCAAATCACACGCAGAAGTGATCTCGGGGAAACAGGAAG GTGTCTATGCTTGGATCGGCATCAACTTTGTCCTGGGCCGGTTTGATCATGAGGATG AGGAGGATGTGGTGGTCACTGTAGCGCTGGGGGACCAGGGAGAGTCCCTGGTTCGGAAACGAACGGTTGGGATCCTGGACATGGGGGGTGCCTCCCTGCAGATTGCCTATGAAGTGCCCGACTCTGGAGccttctccctgcagcag GAGGAGGCTGCGAAGAGCTTGCTGGCAGAATTCAACCTGGGCTGTGATGTGCAGCATACTGGCCACATGTACCGTGTCTATGTCAACACCTTTCTCGGCTTTGGGGGCAATTTTGCTCGGCAGCGCTATGAGGAGCTTGTGCTGAACCAGACCTATGTGCACAACCG CCTGCATGGCCAGCAGACAGGGCTGAGCCCTGAGACACCCTTCCTGGACCCCTGCCTGCCTGTAGGGTTGGAGGACACGGTGGTGAGGGGCGGGCGAACCCTGTATGTGCGGGGGCGAGGGGACTGGTCagcctgtgcagagctgctgcagcccctcctggcTGGGCCCAACAGCAGCCAGGCCTCCCTGGTGGGGGCCTACAAAGCGCCCATCGACTTCAGCAACAGTGAGTTTTATGGCTTCTCTGAGTTCTTCTACTGCACCGAGGACGTGCTGCGCCTGGGCGGCCACTACAGTGCCCCCACCTTCACATCTGCTGCCCAG GAGTACTGCAGCCAGCGATGGCAGGTGTTGACCCAGCGCTTCCGTGGCGGCCTCTACTCTGCGCACGCTGATGAGCACCGGCTGAA GTATCAGTGCTTCAAATCGGCCTGGATGTACCAAGTCCTTCACCAGGGCTTCCGCTTCCCCCTGGACTACCCCAGCCTACGCACGGCCCAGCTGGTGTATGACCGGGAGGTGCAGTGGACGCTGGGAGCCATCCTCTACAAGACACGGTTTCTGCCACTCAG GGATCTCCGACAGGAGAGCATCCGGCAAGCACATGCCTCCTGGCTGCGACTCTCTTTTGTCTACAACCATTATCTCTTCTTCGCCTGCATCCTGGTTGTAGTGCTGGCCATAGTCCTCTACCTCCTGCGGCTGCGCCGCATCCACCGCCGGCAGCTGCGCTcggcccagctctccctgctctgGCTGGACAAGGTGGTGGTGCCCCTGGGCCAGGGCAATGGGCCGTGA